A region of the Salvia splendens isolate huo1 chromosome 11, SspV2, whole genome shotgun sequence genome:
ATATCAAAACCTTTTTGAAGGttctaattaataattataaatgaaaatgattcACAACCTAGCCTAAATTTATGAGAAGCTTTCCAACATTAATGAAAGATAAAAATGTacactattttaatttattatctcCGTTTAATACATAAAAGAAATTTCATAAAGTCTTGTTCATTACTATGgctattataattataattataataaaaaggGAAGAAAAAATCAAAGTCGTATCATTTCTCTCTCATGTGGCCCCCACAAGACGACAACAGCTGCGTCTCTCTTCCCATAAAATCTCATCTCCGTCAATTCCTCTCATTTCTTCtaaatatatacacacacatacatacatacattcATATTTATACGTATATGTTCCTCATTTCTTCATCGCCACGGGCCTCGATTCCCCTCTCTCAATCCTCACCACTGCGCCGATTTTGTTTTGGTTTGAATTGAATGTGACTGACACACGCTGTTTTGATCGAATTCGGCGTCATGTATATTACCAGTGGCACCTCTGCTCTCCTGAAGAGGGCTTCTCGCTCCTCGGGAAGGAGGACGCTCTCCTCTCTCTGTAGAAAGCCAGCTGCGCCTTCGCCTGCCTGTGGCGGCGCCGCCTCGCACTCCGCGGGGCAGCAGAATCTCCGATCTCTGAGCTTTTTGTCGGCGGCGGCGCGATGGAGCCACGGCGCTGGCTGGAATTCGCCTACGTCGCAGATCAGGATCGGTTGTTCAGTTTCTGATAGCCTGCTGCATCGGAAGATCGCTACCATGGGTGGGTGGTACTgtcgtttttgtttgttttgtttgatcGTTAAATTTCGATTGGTGTTGGATGTATTATCGTGTGTGTGATCAGCTGGATTCTGTATCTGTTTTGAAATGTTTGattgtttttttattgatgTGTAAAATGAATTAGAATTACGTTCTTAATTTTAGTCGTGGAGGTGGAAGATGAATGTGATTTATCTTTTTTAGGTTCAATTGATAATTGTGCGATTGTTtggcagtggcggatccaggtgggggcaggtgggggcggtcgcccctacCCGACCGTCCGGAGAGCCTAAATTTTTCATTGAATCAAGCCAAAAATAGcatatccgccccctccgtagaatgtagaaatatttttattttcaataaatgtcatataaaatgtagtagttcaatggtttgtttgttggctttttaactaagatgtctagggttcaatcctcaacaaaaacatattttttttcattttttattttatccattcatatttcttttattatcaaaataatacctttaaatactttatgtaatctaaacttttactaagttgcatatattatgttgttatatttattatttagttaaaatcatttttaatcttgttttaaagtcttttttatcctatagtacttataatttgatccatgcatcttaattattctctatgtaacaaaataaacattttaaatatttttgaaatataaatatttagttctctacttatatcacttttgtatataatatttacagtgatttaaaatgtacatatatttacaataattttatattttaaaatgaataatacatatttgcaagctaaagcatgtttatatttatatatttttttattttaaaatgaataatacatatttgcaagctgaagcatgtttatattttattaatgaagctagtgctacttaaatattaatataatatttatttattttattattaaaaataatattaaattaaatatttaatatttaaatataagttcCGCCCCCGCCATTTTCgggtcctggatccgccactgttgTTTGGTATCGATTTATGCCAAGGCTAAGTTATCGTTCTAACTGTTTCATCAATAGCAAAATGAGTGAGCTTGAATTTTTCTTTGGTTTGACGTCATTGAAGTTGACTCACATcctgtctttttttttttactcacaTCCTGTCTTTATCACTTGAGTATTTAGTCAAAAAGGTAAACTGTATGTGGATTCACTGTTTATTTTGCTGTTTCACTTGTGTTTTCTGGATATATGAGAAACTTTTGAAGAATACTTGTCTGTTTTGTTATGTTCTGTCATTTTACAGCATCACATTGACCACATTTTAGCTAGAATATTACGTTAAAGCATTAAATTTTAGATTTTCTGATGGGATATACCTTTTTTTCCTCTGTCAATGATTCTTACTGTCTCATGTaatgatttgattttttaattgcATATAATTTTCCAGAAATATAGCTTTATATGCCTGTATTGAGTATGCTTACTCTTTTTAATGTGATTCCAGCTTCTGAGAATGCTTTTAAGGGAATTTTTACCAGTCTGCCGAAGCCTGGTGGTGGTGAATTTGGAAAATTTTACAGCCTGCCAGCTCTAAATGATCCAAGGATAGGTGAGCACTCTTACTTCCGAGATATCCAATTTCCTTATTCCTTAAATAATCCCAAACTTACTATCTTCACTGCATAACCACCATTTAATCAAACTTTTGTATAAGCCATTGGACTGGCTATTGGCACACTTCTTTCTAATGTATCTGCTGATGTCAGTTGTCTGCAGTCAAAGTTGTTATCAAATAGAGCTTTATAATGAGCATTTGTTGTGCCTGCTATGTAATTACAGATAAGCTGCCATACTCTATCAGAATTCTTCTCGAATCAGCAATACGTAATTGTGACGGCTTCCAGGTAACTAAGGAAGATGTCGAGAAGATCATTGACTGGGAAAAAACTTCTCCAAAGCTAGTTGAGATCCCCTTCAAGCCTGCCCGTGTACTTCTGCAGGTACCGGTCGTGGTTGAACTATATTTGTACCTTCATTATAACAGCTTAGATGATAtcatgtgaaaatatttttcactATTGGCAGGATTTTACTGGTGTACCTGCTGTTGTCGACCTTGCTTGCATGCGTGATGCTATGAATAGGCTTGGCAATGATTCTAACAAGATCAATCCATTGGTATGTTCTGTATTTTCTGCTTATTTCTGGAACTATGAATTAAGGAATTAATAAATTTGACGTATCAAGTTGCAGGACTAATAAGATATCCTTAGAAGATGAGAAGCAGGGTTTCACAAATAAAGTTCCtagatttttaatttcaatGTCTGATGGTATTGCAGGTTCCAGTAGATCTAGTTATTGACCATTCAGTTCAAGTTGATGTTGCTAGATCTGAAAATGCCGTTCAAGCCAATATGGAGCTTGAGTTCCAAAGAAACAGGGAGAGATTTGCATTTCTTAAATGGGGTTCTAATGCTTTCCAAAACATGCTTGTTGTTCCACCAGGATCGGGTATTGTGCACCAGGTATGGAGCATATCATTAGTGGTTTGTTTTCGTGCATGAAATTGTTTAATGCAATTCCCATGTTTGGGTTCGTAATATTTTGCAAGCTATGCAATTTTCaatgatttttatttaatttgaaaattgtAGTTTCTCCATCACTTTGTGCCTTATCATTTAGTATGTTGGTGCTATATAATGAGTTATATGCAATGCTACGGTTTTAGGTCAATCTTGAATATCTTGGACGTGTCGTCTTCAACAATGATGGAATACTCTACCCAGATAGTGTTGTCGGAACTGATTCTCATACCACCATGATTGATGGGCTTGGAGTTGCTGGATGGGGAGTTGGAGGTATTGAAGCAGAGGCAGCCATGCTTGGACAGGTTTAAACTCTAAAGTGGaagtttttttcatttgttgagTACAAACAGTTTGTAGGACaaagttgtttttgttttcttgatcatcatcCACTTATCATATTTTATGGAGtagctattatttaatttattattttataatttctgGATAAGTGGTTTAAATGATCCTGTGCTTTCCACACTGTGGCATTAAATGTCATTGTGATGCTCTTTTACTTTTGATGGACTATTGCTATTATCTGACAGCCAATGAGCATGGTGTTGCCTGGAGTTGTTGGATTCAAGTTATCAGGGAAGTTACGGGATGGTGTCACTGCTACTGACTTGGTTTTAACAGTGACACAAATGCTAAGGAAACATGGCGTTGTTGGAAAGTTTGTCGAATTTCATGGTAATTATGCTCAATCTCGATATTTCACGCACACTGTCTCTATTACATCTCCTAATTAAGCATATATTTCTGTGTTCAGGTGCTGGTGTAGGTGAAATTTCGCTAGCTGACAGAGCTACTATTGCAAACATGTCCCCAGAGTATGGTGCTACTATGGGATTCTTCCCTGTAGACCGTGTAACCTTACAATACTTAAAATTAACTGGCAGAAGTGAGGAGACCGTAAGCACATATCCATTGTCTAAAATACGATGAAACCTATCTATTTCCAGAGTATTCTGTAAGTTCCCTAATCATGTAATCACCAATGTATCAATATTTAGGTGGCAATGATTGAAGCTTATTTGCGTGCAAACAATATGTTCGTTGACTACAGTGAGGTAGGACTTTTTGCTAGTTCTGATATACTAGTGGTATTTTAGAACACTTTATTTCTGATATTCGCTCTTCATTCTCTCTAAATGCCAGCCTCAACAAGAACGAGTGTACTCATCTGACTTGCAACTGGACCTGTCAGATGTTGAACCATGTATTTCAGGACCAAAAAGGTTTTGTACCAAGAATTCTGTGCTTCCATTCATCTTTATTAATTTCACCTCTTTGTGATACCTATTCTTTCACTTATTTGACAGGCCACATGATCGTGTGACATTGAAAGAAATGAAGTCTGACTGGCACTCTTGCCTTGATAGCAAGGTTGGATTCAAGGTGAGGATATAACATTCAAAAGTTTTATGCCATGCTTATCTTTGATAGGAACTCTGTTACCTGGAATTCTACTAAATCATTGTCTAACTGCAATGTAGGGATTTGCTGTGCCCAAGGAAGCACAGGAAAAAGTAGCGCAGTTTTCATTCCATGGGAAGCCTGCAGAACTTAGGCATGGCAGTGTTGTTATTGCTGCAATCACAAGTTGTACAAACACATCAAACCCAAGTGTAATGCTTGGGGCTGGCCTCGTAGCAAAAAAAGCATACGATCTGGGTCTACAGGTTTGCTGTTTTATCATTAACGCAACTGAACTTTTTAATTGAAATGTTGTTTTGATGTAAAGCTAATGCGGATAACATATCAGGTAAAACCATGGGTGAAAACAAGCCTTGCTCCAGGCTCTGGAGTTGTTAAGAAATATCTAGATAGGAGGTATTGACTGTGACTTCAGTTTTATGTGCAATAGTTTGCCGCAGACAACTGAAAATGTGTGCTTTCAACTGTGCAGTGGGCTGCAGGAGTACTTGAATCATCAAGGCTTCAATATCGTTGGGTATGGTTGTACAACATGCATCGGGAACTCTGGTGAATTGGATGAATCAGTTGGTGCTGCAATATCAGAAAATGGTGATTGTGCAGCTTTGTATTTCTACATCTTAAGAATATGACTACCGAATCAATACTCTTGTTTGTCATTCTTCTTTTGCATGTTTGTGAAGTTTGTCTGATTAATCCAGTTTTCGCTGTGCTCTCCAGACATTGTTGCAGCTGCAGTACTTTCTGGAAATCGTAACTTCGAAGGTCGTGTCCATCCCTTGACAAGAGCAAACTATCTTGCCTCACCTCCTCTAGTTGTCGCATATGCCCTTGCCGGCACGGTTAGTGATTTCTTCTTAATACATTTCTATACGATCATCAAAGTTAAGTGAAGCATGCATAGGTTATTTGTGCCATGAACGAGAAATACCctattttatttgtgttttccTCAGAATGCTGAATACATTGTCACCTGTTTACTTCCTTTGACAGGTTGATATTGATTTCGAGAAAGAGCCAATAGGTGTAGGCAAGAACGGAAGAGAAGTATACTTCAGGGATATTTGGCCATCAACTCAGGAAGTAGCTAACGTATGCAAAATATCTTTGTTCCTTTTAAAATTTGCATTATCTTAAATTGACGAACCCACTGACTAGGAGGATTACATCTTTTAGGCGGTTCAGTCGAGTGTATTGCCCGAAATGTTCAGGAGCACATACGAGGCCATCACTAAGGGCAACCCCATGTGGAATCAGTTAATCGTACCCAATGACAAGCTGTACTCATGGGATCCAACTTCAACTTACATTCACGAGCCACCCTACTTCAAGAATATGACCATGGATCCTCCTGGCCCACATGGAGTAAAAGATGCCTACTGCTTGCTGAACTTTGGCGATAGTATCACAACAGATCACATCTCACCGGCCGGAAACATCAACAAGGATAGTCCCGCTGCCAAATATCTCATGGAACGCGGAGTTGAACGCAAGGACTTCAATTCCTATGGCAGTCGGCGTGGTAATGATGAAATCATGGCAAGAGGAACCTTTGCAAACATCCGTCTCGTCAACAAGTTGTTGAAAGGAGAAGTTGGCCCGAAGACAATCCACATTCCAACCGGAGAGAAACTTTCTGTATTTGATGCTGCAATGGTACATCCCCTTGATTTATTCCAACATAAACATATATCTTCTCTCTCGGATTATACTCTCTCTCCGAAATCTACTTGTATTAACCTAAACGAATCTTCCAGAAATACAAGACTGCAGGGCAGGCCACCATTATCTTGGCCGGAGCAGAGTATGGTAGTGGAAGCTCGAGAGATTGGGCTGCGAAGGGCCCCATGTTGTTGGTAAGTCTGCTATAATTACTGCTATAACCTATTAGACAGAACACGCATGACCAAACTTAATCGAGTCACCTTCGATGCTCAACAGGGAGTTAAAGCAGTGATTGCCAAATCGTTTGAGAGGATCCATCGCAGTAACCTTGTGGGAATGGGCATTGTGCCTCTATGCTTCAAGGCTGGTGAGGATGCCGAGACATTAGGGTTGACAGGTCAGGAACGCTACACCATTGACCTTCCTAGCAAAATATCCGATATCCGCCCTGGCCAAGACATCACTGTCCGCACGGACAATGGAAAGCAGTTCACATGCACTGTCCGTTTCGACACTGAGGTAAAACCACTCACCATGCACTCTTAGCATCTCCGTTTTGAAGGTTTTGTTTTGTACTTATGCTTCGTATTTTAGGTGGAGCTCGAGTACTTCAACAATGGTGGTATTCTTCCATACGTAATTCGCCAGCTGATATTGCAGTAAGAGAGGCCATTTTGAAGAGAGCCATGAAACCACATTTCCTCAAAACTGTACAACGTTAGAATAAACATTTCCATTATTTTACATCCTGTCGAAGAAAAGGGGATGGAGAATTTTTTTGCTTCCTTCAAGATCAAGCAACTGCCATGCCATGTCATACACGAAGAGTAATTTTCGTtaatttttgtaataaaattcgGCCTTGCATAGACATGGAGAAATGTTAGATTTTTTACCAACGTCTACTTATTGGTGCGGACTCGATAAACTCATTGTCACCCGATGAATAGTGCAAATGATGGAGATGAATTGTTCGAAAATGATCGTTTTTATTTGGCGTTTGCTTATCGGTGCTCACAGGATAAACTCATTGTCGCTGCCTTATTGGTATGTCgagtacaaacccatcccaatCCAAACAGTACAAATAGTGATGAATTCCAAATTATCTCGATtgataaatgatactccctccgtcccgggctactcgcccctttccttttcggcacggagattaaggaatgagtgtataggaaagtcaaaaattacggctgtagatgaaaatttttattaaaaatggaaagagtgcaagtaacttgggacgcccaaaaaggaaataagtgcgagtagtgcgggacgtagggagtataaTTGTTCAAATTGAAGCTTATAATTTCCAGTTATATGCAGAAATGGTGTTTAGGATCATTTGTTATAATATGATGTTATGTCGTTTATCACTTTTTCAGTTCATTTAAAATAATGCTGAATAGTTGGTAACAAAATTCACTTTTATCATGAATTTGGACACACTTAAAATAAGTACAACTCAATTAACATAGGACGGAGAaagtactccatctgtcctattaaatataaaacattttcttttttagactctttcattaaaaattgaaatatttcctaaaatagaaacactacataaaatcttgtgctgATTCTcaaatattgcatatttaatgggaatgagatggatggagtataagaTAAATGAAACATCCTTTCTAACTGTGTGCGCGCGTGCGGATTGAACAGTCTATCAAAGCTACGCATAGAGTTGAACAAAATAAACAGATTATTTGCAATAGTTTCCTGAAAAGTATTGAATGCATGAGAGATAGTAATACTTTTGTTACAAAAAGAGATTTAAGACCGACTCTACTTGCAGATAACTCTTCATAAGAGTAGGAGTATGACATGATCATAAACAAGATCGTATTTTGTTATGGACCAAACATGAGACTCATCTCAAAAGACTAGTCTATCACGAGAGAGGGCCTATTTGGTGCATAAACCCCACTTAACAAGCGAGTTACTCAGGTTTCGCCTCTCTTTTGGGAGGATCCAGATCCAAGTAGACGAAGGGATCAGTGGGCTCTTCCCTGCAAATTTTGATCTCAGCATATGAGTAAATTAGAAACATGTACATAAACTGAACAAGCATGGAAAAACTCATTCTATTGAAGAACGAGCGCAGCATTCTTCATCCAGTTCTGAACACAACCAAATAGAAAACGAGGATATTCTTTACCAAACCCCCCTTCGACATTCTCCACAACCAAGGGCTTGAATTTCTTACAATATCACATAGAAACggaaaaaattaaagaaaacacACAAACAATGCTGAGCAATACTTACGTACCCTGGTTTTGATCGCATGCACTGATAGAATAGCTTGAAAGGGGCTGGAATTGTTTTGAAAGGGTTGCCTTCAAATAGAGCCTGTGAAACACAGAGATCAATAGACTCGAAATATTCGTATTCAAAACAGTTCATATGCTCGCTGCAGCCACCAAACCAATAACAGGGAAGACTGGGCATTTGAAGGGATAATGCCAATGATTTCATATGCAGATATCTTTaatctttcatttcaaataaCAAAGCATAATTTAACAAACAAAAACTTCATCTCAAGATGGCCAACATAGTTTAGACTTCACGGTCTCAAGATAGAGGTTCAGCAAGTGATTTGATACTTCCATTTGAGTGCACATTCATCTCTATCTAATGTTAGGAACTATATACTGTAATTATAAATGCAACATCGTACACATTACATGCTACATTGTCATCCTAGAAAATGATCGAAACTGTGTTCTAGCAGAGTTCGCCTTTGCACATACACATGTGGTGACACATAACAGCTCAATGATAACAATTTAGTATTCACTCCATTAGCAAGTCGAAACCTACCGAGCAACGAGATTCACATTGTCTTAAGACAGACGAATTTCAACAGTTCAAATTCAATACTATTTCCTAGCTGATCATCTGTACAGATCATTTACACCTAGTAAAAATTCTCAAATACCACAACTGATTAAAAAGGCTCAGCACAAAGCAAATTAGAAACTGCCTCCACCTGATAAAACTGTTTAATGAGGAAAAAGTTGAATAAAGGGCACATCTTTTAGCATATAATTTCCTCGGCATTTTCGTAATGCCTAACCAAAACATCGCCATTTTCATATTCCTAAAGGTATGGACCGAATTCATGCAGTAGTAATATAGgggaaaaacaaaaagaaattgaCAGCGGAGATTTGATCGAATTGATTACTAACATAGATGACATCTTCGACGCGATCGTTGCATCTGTGAGCTTTGACTTCGCGTTTATAGACCTCTTCGTCGACCCATGGACTGTGCCTTCTCGGCACCGGCCTCTCGCTCATTTTTTCTGGCTTGATTGATGTGATCTAGGGTTCCAAATTGGGGGGTTTTGCAAACAAGATGAAAGGCGGAAGGTTGTacagtatttaattttttatgtgtaTAATAGTAATTTACTATAATGGAATATATGAGAATTAGTTAATTGTGCTGCACAAGGGATCAATTGCTCGAAATTAAATTGTCTCAAAATTGTTTGATATCATTACACGAAAGACTTAGGCTCATAAATCATGActaattttatagtagtatgaTATTACCCGAGATTGGATATATAGCcgtatatatttaaataaacaaTTTTCATAAGATTCAATTCAGTTCATCAAATCGAGTAGCATTAATAGTATAAATTTGTTATAGACTTGTAGAATAAGTATCTTTCGCAAAGAATGATATGCTATATATCTTATGTCAGCACTATTATCATTTAACGCATATTTAACATAGTTTGTTTTGgcttatatatttagtttgattctaatacatttaaaaagtgttgttgaaattttttaatttcacaaaattgataaaaaaaaaatcaaagctcgatttgctcgttttctctgtaattttaaataaattaataaaataacaaatcaaactttgatttttctgaattttgtgaaattaaaaatttcaataacattcTCTAATGTATtataatcaaac
Encoded here:
- the LOC121754070 gene encoding uncharacterized protein LOC121754070 gives rise to the protein MSERPVPRRHSPWVDEEVYKREVKAHRCNDRVEDVIYALFEGNPFKTIPAPFKLFYQCMRSKPGEEPTDPFVYLDLDPPKREAKPE
- the LOC121755180 gene encoding aconitate hydratase, cytoplasmic isoform X1; translation: MYITSGTSALLKRASRSSGRRTLSSLCRKPAAPSPACGGAASHSAGQQNLRSLSFLSAAARWSHGAGWNSPTSQIRIGCSVSDSLLHRKIATMASENAFKGIFTSLPKPGGGEFGKFYSLPALNDPRIDKLPYSIRILLESAIRNCDGFQVTKEDVEKIIDWEKTSPKLVEIPFKPARVLLQDFTGVPAVVDLACMRDAMNRLGNDSNKINPLVPVDLVIDHSVQVDVARSENAVQANMELEFQRNRERFAFLKWGSNAFQNMLVVPPGSGIVHQVNLEYLGRVVFNNDGILYPDSVVGTDSHTTMIDGLGVAGWGVGGIEAEAAMLGQPMSMVLPGVVGFKLSGKLRDGVTATDLVLTVTQMLRKHGVVGKFVEFHGAGVGEISLADRATIANMSPEYGATMGFFPVDRVTLQYLKLTGRSEETVAMIEAYLRANNMFVDYSEPQQERVYSSDLQLDLSDVEPCISGPKRPHDRVTLKEMKSDWHSCLDSKVGFKGFAVPKEAQEKVAQFSFHGKPAELRHGSVVIAAITSCTNTSNPSVMLGAGLVAKKAYDLGLQVKPWVKTSLAPGSGVVKKYLDRSGLQEYLNHQGFNIVGYGCTTCIGNSGELDESVGAAISENDIVAAAVLSGNRNFEGRVHPLTRANYLASPPLVVAYALAGTVDIDFEKEPIGVGKNGREVYFRDIWPSTQEVANAVQSSVLPEMFRSTYEAITKGNPMWNQLIVPNDKLYSWDPTSTYIHEPPYFKNMTMDPPGPHGVKDAYCLLNFGDSITTDHISPAGNINKDSPAAKYLMERGVERKDFNSYGSRRGNDEIMARGTFANIRLVNKLLKGEVGPKTIHIPTGEKLSVFDAAMKYKTAGQATIILAGAEYGSGSSRDWAAKGPMLLGVKAVIAKSFERIHRSNLVGMGIVPLCFKAGEDAETLGLTGQERYTIDLPSKISDIRPGQDITVRTDNGKQFTCTVRFDTEVELEYFNNGGILPYVIRQLILQ
- the LOC121755180 gene encoding aconitate hydratase, cytoplasmic isoform X2, whose amino-acid sequence is MILTVSSSENAFKGIFTSLPKPGGGEFGKFYSLPALNDPRIDKLPYSIRILLESAIRNCDGFQVTKEDVEKIIDWEKTSPKLVEIPFKPARVLLQDFTGVPAVVDLACMRDAMNRLGNDSNKINPLVPVDLVIDHSVQVDVARSENAVQANMELEFQRNRERFAFLKWGSNAFQNMLVVPPGSGIVHQVNLEYLGRVVFNNDGILYPDSVVGTDSHTTMIDGLGVAGWGVGGIEAEAAMLGQPMSMVLPGVVGFKLSGKLRDGVTATDLVLTVTQMLRKHGVVGKFVEFHGAGVGEISLADRATIANMSPEYGATMGFFPVDRVTLQYLKLTGRSEETVAMIEAYLRANNMFVDYSEPQQERVYSSDLQLDLSDVEPCISGPKRPHDRVTLKEMKSDWHSCLDSKVGFKGFAVPKEAQEKVAQFSFHGKPAELRHGSVVIAAITSCTNTSNPSVMLGAGLVAKKAYDLGLQVKPWVKTSLAPGSGVVKKYLDRSGLQEYLNHQGFNIVGYGCTTCIGNSGELDESVGAAISENDIVAAAVLSGNRNFEGRVHPLTRANYLASPPLVVAYALAGTVDIDFEKEPIGVGKNGREVYFRDIWPSTQEVANAVQSSVLPEMFRSTYEAITKGNPMWNQLIVPNDKLYSWDPTSTYIHEPPYFKNMTMDPPGPHGVKDAYCLLNFGDSITTDHISPAGNINKDSPAAKYLMERGVERKDFNSYGSRRGNDEIMARGTFANIRLVNKLLKGEVGPKTIHIPTGEKLSVFDAAMKYKTAGQATIILAGAEYGSGSSRDWAAKGPMLLGVKAVIAKSFERIHRSNLVGMGIVPLCFKAGEDAETLGLTGQERYTIDLPSKISDIRPGQDITVRTDNGKQFTCTVRFDTEVELEYFNNGGILPYVIRQLILQ